The proteins below are encoded in one region of Pseudoduganella armeniaca:
- the ybaL gene encoding YbaL family putative K(+) efflux transporter — protein MHHDVSLITTIAAALGLGLVFGFIANRLKLPALVGYLAAGILLGPTTPGFVADAHLAGQLAEIGVMLMMFGVGLHFSLDDLWEVRKVALPGAILQIGAATVMGMGLAHWWGWSLGGGLVFGLALSVASTVVLLRALEERGVLESFNGRIAVGWLVVEDLVTVLVLVLLPAVAPSLGGDATGADPDASLVKTLAITLGQVAIFVGFMLVVGRKLFPWILWQVARTGSRELFTLCVIAAAVGIAYVSTALFGISFALGAFFAGMVLRESELAHRAAQESLPLRDAFAVLFFVSVGMLFEPSILIEQPLRVLAVLAIIVFGKSLAAFLLVVLLRYPARSALMVSASLAQIGEFSFILAALGISLKLMPQEGQSLILAGAILSITLNPLIFAATGPLERWLGKNRMLAAKFDRPADPLAELPMTTAPTKLAGQVVLVGYGRVGRRIAETLNKHGIHYVVAEQNREKVDQLRHAGVAAVAGNAAEPAVLIQAHIAKARMLVIATPDTFHVRSMVEIARTLNPDIRIVVRTHNDEEAELLRSERMGKVYVGEEELANGMTDYVLATFKEPHSGGH, from the coding sequence ATGCACCATGACGTCAGCCTGATCACCACCATCGCCGCGGCCCTGGGCCTCGGTCTCGTCTTCGGCTTCATCGCCAACCGCCTCAAGCTGCCGGCCCTGGTCGGCTACCTGGCCGCGGGCATCCTGCTCGGCCCCACCACTCCCGGATTTGTCGCCGATGCCCACCTGGCGGGGCAGCTGGCCGAAATCGGGGTGATGCTGATGATGTTCGGCGTCGGCCTGCATTTCTCGCTGGACGATTTATGGGAGGTGCGCAAGGTGGCGCTGCCGGGTGCGATCCTGCAGATCGGCGCGGCGACCGTCATGGGCATGGGGCTGGCGCATTGGTGGGGCTGGAGCCTTGGCGGCGGGCTGGTGTTCGGGCTGGCGCTGTCGGTGGCCAGCACCGTCGTGCTGCTGCGCGCGCTGGAGGAACGGGGCGTGCTGGAATCGTTCAACGGCCGCATCGCCGTCGGCTGGCTGGTCGTCGAGGATCTCGTCACGGTGCTGGTGCTGGTGCTGCTGCCGGCCGTCGCGCCCTCGCTCGGCGGCGACGCCACCGGTGCCGATCCGGACGCAAGCCTCGTAAAAACCCTGGCCATCACGCTGGGCCAAGTGGCGATCTTTGTCGGTTTCATGCTGGTGGTCGGCCGCAAGCTGTTCCCCTGGATTTTATGGCAGGTGGCGCGCACCGGCTCGCGTGAGCTGTTCACCTTGTGCGTGATCGCGGCGGCGGTCGGCATCGCCTATGTCTCCACCGCGCTGTTCGGCATCTCGTTCGCGCTGGGCGCCTTCTTTGCCGGCATGGTGCTGCGCGAATCGGAGCTGGCGCACCGCGCGGCGCAGGAATCGCTGCCGCTGCGCGACGCGTTCGCGGTGCTGTTCTTCGTCTCCGTCGGCATGCTGTTCGAGCCATCGATCCTGATCGAGCAGCCGCTGCGCGTGCTGGCGGTGCTGGCCATTATCGTGTTCGGCAAATCGCTGGCCGCGTTCCTGCTGGTGGTGCTGCTGCGCTACCCGGCCCGCTCGGCGCTGATGGTGTCGGCCAGCCTGGCGCAGATCGGCGAGTTCTCGTTCATCCTGGCCGCGCTGGGCATCTCGCTGAAACTGATGCCGCAGGAGGGCCAGAGCCTGATCCTGGCGGGCGCCATCCTGTCGATCACGTTGAATCCGCTGATCTTTGCCGCCACCGGCCCGCTGGAACGGTGGCTGGGCAAGAACCGCATGCTGGCGGCGAAATTCGACCGCCCCGCCGACCCGCTGGCGGAACTGCCGATGACGACCGCACCGACCAAGCTGGCCGGCCAGGTCGTCCTGGTCGGCTACGGCCGCGTGGGCCGGCGCATCGCCGAAACGCTCAACAAGCATGGCATTCATTACGTGGTGGCGGAGCAGAACCGGGAGAAAGTCGACCAGCTGCGCCACGCCGGCGTGGCGGCCGTCGCCGGCAACGCGGCCGAGCCTGCGGTGCTGATCCAGGCCCACATCGCCAAGGCGCGCATGCTGGTGATCGCCACGCCGGACACGTTCCACGTGCGCAGCATGGTGGAGATCGCACGCACCTTGAACCCGGACATCCGCATCGTCGTGCGCACCCACAACGACGAGGAAGCGGAGCTGCTGCGCAGCGAGCGCATGGGCAAGGTCTACGTGGGCGAAGAGGAACTTGCCAACGGCATGACGGACTACGTGCTGGCAACGTTCAAGGAACCGCACAGCGGCGGGCACTGA
- a CDS encoding beta-ketoacyl-ACP synthase III, protein MKQAVISGTGLYTPPYSISNEELVDSFNAYVELFNAEHAAAIEAGTVTALEPSSAAFIEKASGIKSRYVMNKDGVLDPKRMAPHYPERDNEELSLQAEMCVAAAQQALDRAGRTAADIDMVLVACSNMQRAYPAMAVEVQQALGIEGFGFDMNVACSSATFGIQTAATAVQTGQARAVLVLNPEITSGHLDYRDRDSHFIFGDACTAIVVEAADTAVSKHQFKILDMKLKTSFSNNIRNNFGFLNRGDESGIGQPDKLFKQQGRKVFKDVCPMAAETIKNAIANAGLDLPQVNRYWLHQANLNMNQLIVRMILGRDATAEEAPVILDTYANTSSAGSIIAFHKHQDDLPQGAHGVICSFGAGYSIGSIVVQKL, encoded by the coding sequence ATGAAACAAGCCGTCATCAGCGGAACCGGTCTCTACACCCCTCCCTATTCGATCTCGAACGAAGAACTGGTCGACAGCTTCAACGCCTACGTCGAATTGTTCAACGCAGAGCACGCGGCGGCCATCGAGGCCGGCACCGTGACGGCGCTGGAGCCGTCCAGCGCGGCGTTCATCGAGAAGGCGTCCGGCATCAAGTCGCGCTACGTGATGAACAAGGACGGCGTGCTGGATCCGAAGCGGATGGCGCCGCACTACCCGGAGCGCGACAACGAGGAGCTGTCGCTGCAGGCGGAGATGTGCGTGGCGGCGGCGCAGCAGGCGCTGGACCGCGCCGGCCGCACGGCGGCTGACATCGACATGGTGCTGGTGGCCTGCTCGAACATGCAGCGCGCCTACCCGGCCATGGCCGTCGAGGTGCAGCAGGCGCTGGGCATCGAGGGCTTCGGCTTCGACATGAACGTGGCCTGCTCCTCCGCCACGTTCGGCATCCAGACCGCGGCGACGGCGGTGCAGACGGGCCAGGCCCGGGCCGTGCTGGTGCTCAATCCGGAAATCACCAGCGGCCACCTGGACTACCGCGACCGCGACAGCCACTTCATCTTCGGCGACGCCTGCACGGCCATCGTCGTCGAGGCGGCCGATACCGCGGTGTCGAAGCACCAGTTCAAGATCCTGGACATGAAGCTGAAAACGTCGTTCTCGAACAATATCCGCAACAACTTCGGTTTCCTGAACCGCGGCGACGAAAGCGGCATCGGCCAGCCGGACAAACTGTTCAAGCAGCAGGGCAGGAAGGTCTTCAAAGACGTATGCCCGATGGCAGCCGAGACGATCAAGAACGCCATCGCCAACGCCGGCCTGGACCTGCCGCAGGTGAACCGCTACTGGCTGCACCAGGCCAACCTGAACATGAACCAGCTGATCGTGCGCATGATCCTGGGACGCGACGCCACGGCCGAGGAAGCGCCGGTCATCCTGGACACCTACGCCAACACGTCGTCGGCCGGCTCCATCATCGCTTTCCACAAGCACCAGGACGACCTGCCGCAGGGCGCCCATGGCGTCATCTGCTCGTTCGGCGCCGGTTACTCGATCGGCAGCATCGTCGTCCAGAAACTGTAA
- a CDS encoding S41 family peptidase: MGKKLKNSGLVALGVVAGVAVSLQFSALAQRAEPALPLEELRQLADVYGLIKSDYVEQVDDKKLLTEAISGMVASLDPHSAYLDKKAYAELREGSQGKFVGLGIEIAQSDDGYIKIVSPIEDSPAYRAGIKAGDLITRLDQTPLKGLSLDESVKRMRGEPHSKVTLTVLRKDEPQPLTFNLVREEIHQKSVKGKIVEPGYGWLRVAQFQEPTVDDLAAKITELYRQDPNLKGLVLDLRNDPGGVLQGAIGVAAAFLPKDAPVVSTNGQLPDMKEIYYARPEYYSLRSDTDALARLPEAVKRVPLAVLVNTGSASASEIVAGALQDYKRATIIGSQTFGKGSVQTIRQLTADTALKLTTARYYTPHGRSIQAKGIVPDLNVNEYADGDGLNALRMREADLEKHLSNDREAEAAKDKRDELEEQMRILALEKKRKPLEYGTADDFQLRQALNHLKGQPVQLAKPESQIVQAGVPVKHK; this comes from the coding sequence ATGGGCAAGAAACTGAAGAATTCCGGGCTGGTCGCCTTGGGTGTCGTGGCCGGCGTTGCCGTTTCCTTACAGTTCTCCGCACTGGCGCAGCGCGCCGAGCCGGCCCTGCCGCTGGAAGAGCTGCGCCAGCTGGCCGACGTATACGGCCTGATCAAATCCGACTACGTCGAGCAGGTGGACGACAAGAAGCTGCTGACCGAAGCCATCTCCGGCATGGTCGCCTCGCTCGATCCGCACTCCGCCTACCTGGACAAGAAAGCCTATGCCGAGCTGCGCGAGGGCTCGCAGGGCAAGTTCGTCGGCCTCGGCATCGAGATCGCCCAGAGCGACGACGGCTACATCAAGATCGTCTCCCCCATCGAGGATTCGCCCGCCTACCGGGCCGGCATCAAGGCCGGCGACCTGATCACGCGCCTCGACCAGACTCCCTTGAAAGGCCTGTCGCTGGACGAATCGGTCAAGCGCATGCGCGGCGAACCGCACAGCAAGGTCACACTGACGGTGCTGCGCAAGGACGAGCCACAACCGCTCACGTTCAACCTGGTGCGGGAGGAAATCCACCAGAAGAGCGTCAAGGGCAAGATCGTCGAGCCGGGCTACGGCTGGCTGCGCGTGGCGCAGTTCCAGGAACCGACCGTGGACGACCTGGCCGCCAAGATCACGGAGCTGTACCGCCAGGACCCGAACCTGAAGGGCCTGGTGCTGGACCTGCGCAACGACCCCGGCGGCGTGCTGCAGGGCGCCATCGGTGTGGCCGCCGCGTTCCTGCCGAAGGATGCGCCGGTCGTCTCCACCAATGGCCAGCTGCCGGACATGAAGGAAATCTACTACGCGCGGCCCGAGTACTACTCGCTGCGCAGCGATACGGATGCGCTGGCGCGCCTGCCGGAAGCCGTCAAGCGGGTGCCGCTGGCGGTGCTGGTCAACACGGGGTCCGCCTCGGCCTCGGAGATCGTCGCCGGCGCGCTGCAGGACTACAAGCGTGCCACCATCATCGGCAGCCAGACTTTCGGCAAGGGCTCGGTGCAGACGATTCGCCAGCTGACGGCCGATACGGCGCTGAAGCTGACCACGGCGCGCTACTACACCCCGCACGGCCGCTCGATCCAGGCCAAGGGCATCGTGCCGGACCTGAACGTCAACGAATACGCCGATGGCGACGGCCTGAACGCGCTGCGCATGCGCGAGGCGGACCTGGAAAAACACCTGTCCAACGACCGCGAGGCGGAAGCGGCCAAGGACAAGCGCGACGAGCTGGAAGAGCAGATGCGCATCCTGGCACTGGAGAAGAAACGCAAGCCGCTGGAGTACGGCACGGCGGACGACTTCCAGCTGCGCCAGGCGCTGAACCACCTGAAGGGCCAGCCCGTCCAGCTGGCCAAGCCGGAGTCGCAGATCGTGCAGGCGGGCGTGCCGGTCAAGCATAAGTAA
- a CDS encoding TonB-dependent receptor plug domain-containing protein: protein MNQLTPFACAALLGLAGTALAQTDPATDKPTTTTTVKGADQVVPQVTITGGRQTEMDVRRNSTAAKQIYGREELDRNGDSNLGDVLKRLPGVTIGGRPGRGGDVRMRGLGSGYTQVLVNGERPPAGFSMESISPDQVERIEVMRGPVAEHSTRAIAGTINVVLREDYVQRDNQLKVSDSLESGRHSPELSITVPGKSGAFGYSLNGSIRQNRQHDEGRTHNVDTRDDGTVTKDQQVTDESSGTGKAIHLAPRLSYKFDNGDTINFQPFLMYNTRDSGSSSTLVQAAGSAAPEYNFAEQQSHNDSTFLRGFGNWLHKMDGNAKLDVKFGFGAGKMDSDSLRNQYDTAGTLLDRFTDTDQTRDRSVNMGGKYTRPLGAGHLLAAGWDLEASHREQTRVSLDKNGNAQFADSGDNLTADTRRVALFAQDEWDVTPQFGMYVGLRWEGIRTTSERSSGSVKNTSSVFSPLLHGVWRIPGSEKDQLRASLTKSYKSPNVQDLIAAPFLSRLNSATRPDRSGNPDLKPELATGLDLAYEHYIGRSGIVSAGGFIRDIDNLIRRQLTLRDTELGPRWLSTPENIGHARTSGIELEAKFKLNELITDAPDIDVRSNYSRFWSRVDGIPGPDNRLDQQAKQTANLGLDYRLKVVPLTVGGSYNWTPRIRTQTSTEQVVETGQKRALDVYALWKFDARTQLRIAASNALAEDAPGSNLVYANGLTSRADTVNPTFVVWSARLETKF from the coding sequence ATGAACCAACTCACTCCCTTCGCCTGCGCCGCCCTGCTGGGCCTGGCCGGCACCGCCCTGGCCCAGACCGACCCGGCCACCGACAAGCCCACCACTACCACCACAGTCAAAGGCGCCGACCAGGTCGTGCCGCAAGTGACGATCACCGGCGGTCGCCAGACCGAGATGGACGTGCGCCGCAATTCGACCGCCGCCAAGCAGATCTACGGCCGCGAGGAACTCGACCGCAACGGCGACTCCAACCTGGGCGATGTGCTGAAACGCCTGCCCGGGGTGACGATCGGCGGCCGGCCGGGCCGCGGCGGCGACGTGCGCATGCGCGGCCTGGGCAGCGGCTACACCCAGGTCCTCGTCAACGGCGAGCGCCCGCCCGCCGGCTTCTCGATGGAATCGATCTCGCCGGACCAGGTCGAGCGCATCGAAGTGATGCGCGGCCCGGTCGCGGAGCACAGCACGCGGGCGATCGCCGGCACGATCAACGTGGTGCTGCGCGAGGATTACGTCCAGCGCGACAACCAGCTGAAGGTATCGGACTCGCTCGAGTCGGGCCGCCATTCGCCCGAGCTGTCGATCACGGTGCCGGGCAAGTCGGGTGCCTTCGGCTATTCGCTGAACGGCTCGATCCGGCAGAACCGCCAGCATGACGAGGGGCGCACCCACAACGTCGACACGCGCGACGACGGCACCGTCACGAAGGACCAGCAGGTGACGGACGAAAGCTCCGGCACGGGCAAGGCGATCCACTTGGCGCCGCGCCTGTCGTATAAATTCGACAACGGCGACACCATCAACTTCCAGCCGTTCCTGATGTATAACACGCGCGACAGCGGCTCGTCGTCGACGCTGGTGCAGGCGGCGGGAAGCGCGGCGCCCGAGTATAACTTCGCCGAGCAGCAGTCGCACAACGACAGCACCTTCCTGCGCGGCTTCGGCAACTGGCTGCACAAGATGGACGGCAACGCCAAGCTGGACGTCAAATTCGGCTTTGGTGCCGGCAAGATGGACAGCGACTCGCTGCGTAACCAGTACGACACGGCCGGCACCCTGCTGGACCGCTTTACCGATACCGACCAGACGCGCGACCGCAGCGTCAACATGGGCGGCAAGTACACGCGGCCGCTGGGCGCGGGTCACCTGCTGGCGGCCGGCTGGGACCTGGAAGCGAGCCACCGGGAACAGACCCGCGTCTCGCTCGATAAAAACGGCAACGCGCAGTTCGCCGATTCGGGCGACAACCTGACGGCCGACACCCGTCGCGTGGCCCTGTTCGCGCAGGACGAGTGGGACGTCACGCCGCAGTTCGGCATGTACGTGGGCCTGCGCTGGGAAGGCATCCGCACCACCAGCGAGCGCAGTAGCGGCAGCGTGAAAAACACCAGCAGCGTGTTCTCGCCGCTGCTGCACGGCGTCTGGCGCATCCCTGGTTCCGAGAAGGACCAGCTGCGCGCCAGCCTGACCAAGAGCTACAAGTCGCCCAACGTGCAGGACCTGATCGCGGCGCCGTTCCTGTCGCGCCTGAACAGCGCCACGCGGCCAGACCGCAGCGGCAATCCGGACCTCAAACCCGAACTGGCGACCGGGCTCGATCTCGCTTATGAGCATTACATCGGCCGCAGCGGCATCGTCAGCGCGGGCGGTTTTATTCGCGATATCGACAACCTGATCCGCCGCCAGCTGACCTTGCGCGACACCGAGCTGGGGCCGCGCTGGCTGTCCACGCCGGAAAACATCGGCCACGCCCGCACCAGCGGCATCGAGCTGGAGGCGAAGTTCAAGCTCAACGAGCTCATTACCGACGCGCCGGACATCGACGTGCGCAGCAACTACAGCCGCTTCTGGTCGCGCGTGGACGGCATCCCCGGGCCGGACAACCGCCTCGACCAGCAAGCGAAGCAGACGGCCAACCTGGGCCTGGACTACCGCCTGAAGGTGGTGCCGCTGACGGTGGGCGGCAGCTACAACTGGACGCCGAGGATCCGTACGCAGACCAGCACCGAGCAGGTGGTAGAAACGGGCCAGAAGCGGGCGCTGGACGTGTACGCGCTGTGGAAGTTCGACGCCCGCACGCAGCTGCGCATCGCGGCCTCGAACGCGCTGGCCGAGGATGCGCCGGGCAGCAACCTGGTGTACGCTAACGGGCTCACATCGCGGGCGGACACGGTCAACCCGACGTTCGTGGTGTGGAGCGCGCGGCTGGAGACAAAATTTTAA
- a CDS encoding M13 family metallopeptidase, giving the protein MKRHLISLSLIAAFAATAAHAADSAAISGIDTQYIDPSVRAQDDFFVHLNGKWLKTAEIPADKSSWGSFAKLRDDTLPQLRDIVEELQKKKGLQGDEQKIADLYTSYMDEAKLDQLGVKPLAGELARIAAIKDKKALPGLIAHLTRIGAPTPYAVRVSQDARESTRYAAYMAQSGLGLPDRDYYLKKDDAKLADALAKYEQHVAKVLTLAGAKDGAAQAKAIVALETALAEAQWTKVENRDPVKRYNKIAIDKLAELAPGYDWKAALAASGIAGKTDYVIVMQPSYLQGFDKLVASTDLATWKSYLTWQLLRDASPYLSKPFADAHFAFYGTVLTGVTEQPPRWKKGVGVVEAAIGEGMGKLYTAKHFPAERKARMEKLVQNLLLAYQQSIDTLDWMGPETKKEAQAKLAKFTPKIGYPDKWRDYSKLKMNAGDLLGNLRRAAEFDYARNVAKLGQPIDRSEWGMTPQTVNAYYRSTANEIVFPAAILQPPFFDARADDAVNYGAIGAVIGHEISHGFDDSGSQSDGDGNLRDWWTAQDRANFKAKTDALVKQYDAYSPLPGYNVNGKLTLGENIADNSGLAIAYKAYKLSLNGQPAPVIDNLTGEQRFYMGFGQVWRSKMREAQQIVQLKTDPHSPGQFRANGTVVNQPGFYEAFGVKEGDKLYVKPEQRVIIW; this is encoded by the coding sequence GTGAAACGACACCTGATTTCCCTCTCCCTGATCGCGGCCTTCGCCGCCACGGCGGCCCACGCCGCGGACAGCGCGGCCATCTCCGGCATCGACACCCAGTACATCGACCCGAGCGTGCGCGCGCAGGACGACTTCTTCGTGCACCTGAACGGCAAGTGGCTGAAGACGGCGGAGATCCCGGCCGACAAGTCGAGCTGGGGTTCGTTCGCCAAGCTGCGCGACGACACGCTGCCGCAACTGCGCGACATCGTCGAGGAACTGCAGAAGAAGAAGGGCCTGCAGGGCGACGAGCAGAAGATCGCCGACCTGTACACGAGCTACATGGACGAGGCGAAGCTGGACCAGCTGGGCGTCAAGCCGCTGGCCGGCGAGCTGGCCCGCATTGCCGCGATCAAGGACAAGAAGGCGCTGCCCGGCCTGATCGCGCACCTGACGCGCATCGGCGCGCCGACGCCGTACGCCGTGCGCGTCTCGCAGGACGCCCGGGAATCGACCCGCTACGCCGCCTACATGGCGCAAAGCGGCCTGGGTCTGCCGGACCGCGACTACTACCTGAAAAAGGACGACGCCAAGCTGGCGGACGCGCTGGCGAAGTACGAGCAGCACGTCGCCAAGGTCCTGACCCTGGCCGGCGCCAAGGATGGTGCCGCGCAGGCGAAAGCCATCGTCGCGCTGGAGACCGCGCTGGCCGAGGCGCAGTGGACCAAGGTCGAGAACCGCGACCCCGTCAAGCGCTACAACAAGATCGCCATCGACAAGCTGGCCGAACTGGCGCCGGGCTACGACTGGAAGGCGGCGCTGGCCGCCTCCGGCATCGCCGGCAAGACCGACTACGTGATCGTCATGCAGCCCAGCTACCTGCAGGGCTTCGACAAGCTGGTGGCCTCGACCGACCTGGCCACGTGGAAGTCGTACCTGACGTGGCAGCTGTTGCGCGATGCGTCGCCCTACCTGTCGAAGCCGTTCGCCGACGCGCACTTCGCCTTCTACGGCACCGTGCTAACGGGCGTGACGGAGCAGCCGCCGCGCTGGAAGAAGGGCGTGGGCGTCGTCGAGGCGGCCATTGGCGAAGGCATGGGCAAGCTGTACACCGCCAAGCACTTCCCGGCCGAGCGCAAGGCGCGCATGGAAAAGCTGGTGCAGAACCTGCTGCTGGCCTACCAGCAGAGCATCGACACGCTGGACTGGATGGGCCCGGAGACCAAGAAGGAAGCGCAGGCCAAGCTGGCCAAGTTCACGCCGAAGATCGGCTATCCGGACAAATGGCGCGACTACAGCAAGCTGAAAATGAACGCGGGCGACCTGCTGGGCAACCTGCGCCGCGCGGCCGAATTCGACTATGCGCGCAACGTGGCGAAGCTGGGCCAACCGATCGACCGCAGCGAGTGGGGCATGACGCCGCAGACGGTCAATGCCTACTACCGCTCGACGGCCAACGAGATCGTGTTCCCGGCCGCGATCCTGCAGCCGCCGTTCTTCGACGCGCGCGCCGATGACGCCGTCAACTATGGCGCGATCGGCGCCGTGATCGGCCACGAGATCAGCCACGGCTTCGACGATTCGGGCAGCCAGTCCGACGGCGACGGTAACCTGCGCGACTGGTGGACGGCGCAGGACCGCGCCAACTTCAAGGCCAAGACCGACGCGCTGGTCAAGCAGTACGACGCCTACAGCCCGCTGCCGGGCTATAACGTCAACGGCAAGCTGACCCTGGGCGAGAACATCGCCGACAACTCCGGCCTGGCGATCGCGTACAAGGCGTACAAGCTGTCGCTGAATGGCCAGCCGGCCCCGGTGATCGACAACCTGACGGGCGAGCAGCGCTTCTACATGGGCTTTGGCCAGGTATGGCGTTCGAAGATGCGCGAGGCGCAGCAGATCGTGCAGCTGAAAACCGACCCGCACTCGCCGGGCCAGTTCCGCGCCAATGGCACCGTCGTCAACCAGCCCGGCTTCTACGAGGCGTTCGGCGTGAAGGAAGGCGACAAGCTGTACGTCAAGCCGGAACAGCGCGTGATCATCTGGTAA
- a CDS encoding M13 family metallopeptidase — MKRHLLSALTLSLLAGVCGVAGAADKAPASKPGAGAMASGIAVEYIDPSVRAQDDFFVHTNGKWLKTTEIPADKSSWGSFAKLREDIQPQLRAIIERAAASAAAGKGDADQQRIGDFYASFMDEARVEQLGAAPIKDDLAKIAAITDKKALPQLIAQFNRYGVTAPMGFAIHQDNKDSTKYVADFFQSGLGLPDRDYYLKKDDTKLAEALAKYEQHVAKMLTLAGDAKAADNAKAIVGFETELAKIQWTKVELRDPVKAYNKYDIAKVGELMPGFDWNAYLAATGVQGKVSYVIVGQPTYFQALDKLLAATPLETLKAYAQWHTVREAAPYLSKQFVDTNFEFYGTVLSGVTENRPRWKRAVSATEAAVGESIGKIYVAEHFPPEHKARMEKLVNNLLVAFKQSINTLDWMTPATKKEAQGKLGKFMTKIGYPNKWLDYSTLTVKRDDLLGNVKRGTEFNYNKELNKLGKPIDRDEWLMTPQTVNAYYNPELNEIVFPASILQPPFFDPKADDAVNYGAIGGVIGHEISHGFDDQGAQYDGDGNLRDWWSAADHKNFKAKTGQLVAQYSAYSPLPGYNVNGELTLGENIGDNSGLAVAYKAYKLSLKGKKAPVIDGLTGDQRFYMGWSQVWRMKVREPALIQQIKTDPHAPGQFRANGTMRNQPGFYEAFKVKNGDKMYLPPKERVIIW, encoded by the coding sequence TTGAAACGACATCTTTTGAGTGCATTAACGCTGAGCCTGTTGGCCGGCGTCTGCGGCGTTGCCGGCGCGGCCGACAAGGCCCCCGCGAGCAAGCCGGGAGCCGGGGCAATGGCCTCTGGCATTGCAGTCGAGTATATCGATCCATCCGTGCGGGCGCAGGACGACTTCTTCGTTCACACGAATGGCAAGTGGCTGAAGACGACGGAAATCCCGGCCGATAAATCGAGCTGGGGCTCGTTCGCCAAGCTGCGCGAGGACATCCAGCCGCAGCTGCGCGCCATCATCGAGCGCGCGGCGGCCAGCGCCGCCGCCGGCAAGGGCGACGCGGACCAGCAGCGCATCGGCGATTTCTACGCCAGCTTCATGGACGAGGCGCGCGTCGAGCAGCTCGGCGCCGCGCCGATCAAGGACGACCTGGCGAAGATCGCCGCCATCACCGACAAGAAAGCGCTGCCGCAGCTGATCGCGCAATTCAACCGCTATGGCGTGACCGCACCGATGGGCTTCGCCATCCACCAGGACAACAAGGATTCGACCAAGTACGTGGCCGACTTCTTCCAGAGTGGCCTGGGCCTGCCGGACCGCGACTACTACCTGAAGAAGGACGACACCAAGCTGGCCGAAGCCCTGGCGAAGTACGAGCAGCACGTGGCCAAGATGCTGACCCTGGCGGGCGACGCCAAGGCGGCGGACAACGCCAAGGCCATCGTGGGGTTCGAAACGGAACTGGCGAAGATCCAGTGGACCAAGGTCGAACTGCGCGATCCGGTCAAGGCCTACAATAAATACGACATCGCCAAGGTCGGCGAACTGATGCCGGGCTTCGACTGGAACGCCTACCTGGCCGCCACGGGCGTGCAGGGCAAGGTGAGCTACGTGATCGTCGGCCAACCGACTTACTTCCAGGCGCTCGACAAACTGCTGGCCGCGACGCCGCTGGAAACGCTGAAGGCGTATGCGCAATGGCACACGGTGCGGGAAGCGGCGCCATACCTGTCGAAGCAGTTCGTCGACACCAACTTCGAGTTCTACGGCACGGTGCTGTCGGGCGTGACGGAAAACCGTCCGCGCTGGAAGCGCGCCGTCAGCGCCACCGAAGCGGCCGTGGGCGAGAGCATCGGCAAGATCTACGTGGCCGAGCACTTCCCGCCCGAACACAAGGCGCGCATGGAAAAGCTGGTCAACAACCTGCTGGTCGCGTTCAAGCAGAGCATCAACACGCTGGACTGGATGACGCCGGCCACGAAAAAGGAAGCGCAAGGCAAGCTGGGCAAGTTCATGACCAAGATCGGCTACCCGAACAAGTGGCTGGACTACTCGACGCTGACGGTCAAGCGCGACGACTTGCTGGGCAACGTGAAGCGCGGCACCGAATTCAACTACAACAAGGAGTTGAACAAGCTGGGCAAACCGATCGATCGCGACGAATGGCTGATGACGCCGCAGACGGTCAATGCGTATTACAACCCGGAGTTGAACGAGATCGTCTTCCCGGCCTCGATCCTGCAGCCGCCCTTCTTCGATCCGAAGGCCGATGACGCGGTCAATTATGGTGCCATCGGCGGCGTGATCGGCCACGAGATCAGCCACGGCTTCGACGACCAGGGCGCCCAGTACGACGGCGACGGCAACCTGCGCGACTGGTGGAGCGCGGCCGATCACAAGAACTTCAAGGCCAAGACCGGCCAGCTGGTGGCGCAGTACAGCGCCTACAGCCCGCTGCCGGGCTACAACGTCAACGGCGAGCTGACCCTGGGCGAGAACATCGGCGACAACTCCGGCCTGGCCGTGGCCTATAAAGCCTACAAGCTGTCGCTGAAGGGCAAGAAGGCGCCGGTGATCGACGGCCTGACGGGCGACCAGCGCTTCTACATGGGCTGGTCGCAGGTGTGGCGCATGAAAGTGCGCGAGCCGGCCCTGATCCAGCAGATCAAGACCGACCCCCACGCGCCGGGCCAGTTCCGCGCCAACGGCACGATGCGCAACCAGCCGGGCTTCTACGAAGCGTTCAAGGTCAAGAATGGCGACAAGATGTACCTGCCGCCGAAAGAGCGCGTGATCATCTGGTAA